In a single window of the Amycolatopsis sp. cg5 genome:
- a CDS encoding TetR/AcrR family transcriptional regulator: MPENVKTPDPARRSERSRQAILTAATELVSEVGYQKLTIEGVASRAGVGKQTIYRWWPDKGAVVLDAYLALTNADAGLSFPTSDDLEADLKIVLQSTVGQLADDSFARFYRSLLTAIQNDEKLSQQLNERLMGPWLEATKERLRVAGIADVDLDAAVDMFYGSFYYRWLLRTGPLTSEYCDSVIALLLRALRP; encoded by the coding sequence ATGCCGGAGAACGTCAAGACCCCAGACCCAGCCCGCCGCAGCGAACGATCACGCCAGGCGATCCTCACCGCCGCCACCGAGCTGGTCAGCGAAGTCGGTTACCAGAAGCTGACGATCGAAGGCGTCGCTTCACGCGCAGGCGTCGGCAAGCAGACGATTTACCGCTGGTGGCCTGACAAAGGCGCGGTCGTCCTCGACGCTTATCTGGCTTTGACAAACGCGGACGCGGGTCTTAGCTTTCCGACGTCCGATGACCTCGAAGCCGACTTGAAGATCGTGCTGCAGTCGACCGTCGGCCAGCTGGCGGACGACTCGTTCGCCCGCTTCTACCGCTCGCTCCTCACGGCGATCCAGAACGACGAAAAGCTGTCGCAGCAACTAAATGAGCGCTTGATGGGCCCTTGGCTTGAGGCCACCAAAGAACGTCTGCGCGTGGCAGGCATCGCGGATGTCGACCTGGACGCCGCGGTCGACATGTTCTACGGCTCGTTCTACTACCGCTGGCTTCTGCGCACCGGCCCGCTGACCAGTGAGTACTGCGACTCGGTCATCGCACTCCTGCTCCGGGCCTTGCGTCCGTGA
- a CDS encoding cobalamin biosynthesis protein, with translation MPRCRSSQAAGLVAGYAADVVFGDPRTAHPVAAFGRAAGALERRLWSDSRRAGLAYAGICVGTVTGAGVLVQRFTRNRPFARFVATAVATWVVLGGRGLAHEGTVMADLLDDADLPSARRRLSHLCARDATGLEAPELARAATESIAENTSDAVIAPLLWGGVAGIPGLLGYRALNTLDAMVGYRSPRYENFGWASARADDVANLVPSRVGAVLTVLCAGKSAGRAWRIWRRDGAHHPSPNAGQVESAFAGALGIRLGGVNSYGGRAEDRGTLGDGPAPDATDLRRSVRLSRAVGLAALAVAVAAAR, from the coding sequence GTGCCACGCTGTAGATCTTCACAAGCGGCCGGACTTGTCGCAGGGTACGCGGCTGACGTCGTTTTCGGTGACCCCCGCACAGCCCATCCTGTCGCGGCCTTCGGGCGGGCGGCGGGCGCGCTCGAGCGGCGGCTCTGGTCGGACTCGCGGCGTGCGGGCCTGGCCTATGCCGGGATCTGCGTCGGCACCGTGACCGGCGCGGGGGTGCTCGTCCAGCGTTTCACCCGAAATCGCCCGTTCGCCCGGTTTGTGGCGACCGCGGTGGCCACCTGGGTCGTACTCGGTGGCAGGGGCCTCGCCCACGAGGGCACGGTGATGGCCGATCTTCTCGACGACGCCGATCTCCCGTCCGCCCGGCGACGGCTCTCGCACCTCTGCGCCCGCGACGCCACCGGCCTCGAAGCGCCCGAACTCGCCCGCGCGGCGACCGAGTCCATCGCCGAGAACACCTCGGACGCGGTCATCGCGCCGCTGCTCTGGGGTGGCGTCGCCGGGATACCCGGGCTGCTCGGCTACCGCGCGCTGAACACGCTCGACGCCATGGTCGGCTACCGCTCGCCGCGCTACGAGAACTTCGGCTGGGCGTCCGCGCGCGCCGACGACGTCGCGAACCTCGTGCCGTCGCGGGTCGGCGCGGTGCTGACGGTCCTGTGCGCGGGCAAGTCGGCCGGGCGGGCTTGGCGGATCTGGCGGCGCGACGGCGCGCATCACCCGAGCCCGAACGCGGGCCAGGTCGAGTCGGCGTTCGCGGGCGCGCTCGGGATCCGGCTGGGCGGCGTCAACTCCTACGGCGGCCGCGCCGAGGACCGGGGCACACTCGGCGACGGGCCCGCCCCGGACGCCACCGACCTGCGGCGCTCGGTCCGGTTGTCGCGAGCGGTCGGCCTCGCCGCGCTCGCCGTCGCGGTGGCGGCCGCCCGATGA
- a CDS encoding cobyric acid synthase: protein MRGLLVAGTTSDAGKSLVTAGICRWLARQGLRVAPFKAQNMSNNSMVCADGAEIGRAQWVQARAAMVEPEAAMNPVLLKPGSDRRSHVIALGKPFGTLEVGEYATGRAGLAEIAFDTFAALRTRFDVVVCEGAGSPAEINLRAGDYVNMGLARRFDLPVVVVGDIDRGGVMASMFGTLALLSAEDQALISGWIVNKFRGDVSLLRPGLDTLDRLTGRPVLGVLPWLHDVWIDSEDALAAAGWGASGGTLKVAVVRFPRASNATDVDALAAEPGVSVSLTADPDTVASADIVVLPGSRATVDDLRWLRERGLADAVLRRSGPVLGICGGYQMLGSEIFDDLESGTGLVPGLGLLPTRVVFSGSKVLARPQGAWRGHRVEAYEIHHGIAEPTAPAEGFLDGFRSGNVWGTMWHGAFENDAFRRAWLVEAAGQAGVAWSPTEGAPGFGALRESMLDRLADAVAENLDTDALLRLAEHGAPGALAFVPPGAEGS from the coding sequence ATGAGGGGCCTGCTGGTCGCCGGCACCACGTCCGACGCGGGAAAGAGCCTGGTCACCGCCGGGATCTGCCGCTGGCTCGCCCGCCAGGGCCTGCGCGTCGCCCCGTTCAAGGCGCAGAACATGTCGAACAACTCGATGGTCTGCGCCGACGGCGCCGAGATCGGCCGCGCGCAATGGGTCCAGGCCCGCGCGGCGATGGTCGAGCCCGAGGCCGCGATGAATCCGGTGCTGCTGAAGCCGGGCAGCGATCGACGCAGTCACGTCATCGCGCTCGGCAAACCGTTCGGCACCCTGGAAGTGGGGGAGTACGCGACCGGCCGCGCGGGCCTGGCCGAGATCGCGTTCGACACCTTCGCCGCGTTGCGCACCCGCTTCGACGTCGTCGTCTGCGAAGGCGCCGGCAGCCCCGCCGAGATCAACCTCCGCGCGGGCGACTACGTGAACATGGGCCTGGCGCGCCGGTTCGACCTGCCGGTGGTCGTGGTCGGCGACATCGACCGCGGCGGCGTGATGGCGTCGATGTTCGGGACGCTCGCGTTGCTCAGCGCCGAGGACCAGGCGCTGATCTCGGGCTGGATCGTCAACAAGTTCCGTGGTGACGTCAGCCTCCTGCGCCCCGGACTGGACACGTTGGACCGGCTGACCGGGCGACCGGTGCTCGGCGTGCTCCCGTGGCTGCACGACGTGTGGATCGACTCCGAGGACGCGCTCGCCGCCGCGGGCTGGGGCGCGTCGGGGGGCACGCTGAAGGTGGCCGTCGTCCGGTTCCCCCGCGCCTCGAACGCGACCGATGTCGACGCGCTGGCGGCGGAGCCGGGCGTTTCGGTCAGCCTGACGGCGGATCCGGACACGGTCGCGTCGGCGGACATCGTGGTGCTGCCGGGGTCTCGCGCGACCGTCGACGACCTGCGGTGGCTGCGGGAGCGTGGGCTCGCCGATGCCGTCTTGCGGCGTTCTGGGCCGGTGCTGGGGATCTGCGGCGGGTACCAGATGCTGGGCTCGGAGATTTTCGACGACCTGGAGTCCGGGACCGGGCTTGTGCCTGGGCTTGGGCTTTTGCCTACGCGGGTGGTCTTTTCGGGCTCGAAGGTGCTCGCGCGGCCGCAGGGGGCTTGGCGGGGTCATCGGGTCGAGGCGTACGAAATCCACCACGGGATCGCGGAACCGACCGCTCCGGCTGAGGGCTTCCTCGACGGGTTCCGGTCAGGGAACGTCTGGGGAACCATGTGGCACGGCGCTTTCGAGAACGACGCCTTCCGGCGGGCTTGGCTTGTCGAAGCCGCCGGTCAAGCCGGTGTCGCCTGGTCGCCCACGGAAGGCGCGCCCGGCTTCGGCGCGCTGCGTGAGTCCATGCTCGACCGCCTCGCCGACGCGGTCGCGGAGAACCTCGACACCGACGCCTTGCTACGCCTTGCCGAGCACGGCGCCCCCGGCGCGCTCGCGTTTGTGCCGCCCGGGGCCGAGGGCTCGTGA
- a CDS encoding DUF4190 domain-containing protein: MTDTTHSFEELMRAEHERDRPKFNRFAIAALIAGLLGGMFAALLGIIALSQIKKTGQRGKGFAIAGIVGFCVWTAVLVTNLNGYRDLFTNFGTAADPSPGDCFVVENGGELSGKSCAEPHDVEAFAKLETGTGVVADRCAVEARKYLDPELNHPGLKIDVASARNQSYCVFRGAADQLAAPVSKLGEPYTADQRRFLTAVESYERNLPRVHNVTMAWPDRQAFAREMVPVLAKETSDLSSASWPADVQPHVTALLSGLSTETRDWQRASDATTGEEANAAQADYLRDSTAKDILDVRRALHLPEFN, encoded by the coding sequence ATGACGGACACCACGCATTCGTTCGAAGAGCTGATGCGCGCCGAGCACGAACGCGACCGGCCGAAGTTCAACCGGTTCGCGATCGCCGCGCTCATCGCGGGCCTGCTCGGCGGCATGTTCGCCGCACTGTTGGGGATCATCGCGCTGTCCCAGATCAAGAAGACAGGCCAGCGCGGCAAGGGTTTCGCGATCGCGGGCATCGTCGGGTTCTGCGTCTGGACGGCCGTGCTGGTGACCAACCTCAACGGCTACCGGGACCTGTTCACCAACTTCGGCACCGCCGCCGACCCGAGCCCCGGCGACTGTTTCGTCGTCGAGAACGGCGGAGAGCTTTCCGGGAAGAGCTGCGCCGAGCCACACGACGTGGAGGCGTTCGCGAAACTCGAAACCGGCACGGGCGTCGTCGCCGACCGGTGCGCCGTCGAAGCGAGGAAGTACCTGGATCCGGAGCTGAACCACCCCGGCTTGAAGATCGACGTCGCCAGCGCCCGAAACCAGTCCTACTGCGTCTTCCGCGGCGCAGCCGATCAACTCGCCGCGCCGGTCAGCAAGCTGGGCGAGCCGTACACCGCCGACCAGCGGCGGTTCCTCACCGCGGTCGAGTCCTACGAACGCAACCTCCCGAGGGTCCACAACGTGACCATGGCATGGCCGGACCGGCAGGCCTTCGCCCGGGAAATGGTGCCAGTACTGGCCAAGGAGACCAGCGACCTCAGCTCGGCGAGCTGGCCCGCCGACGTTCAGCCACACGTCACCGCGCTGCTCTCCGGGCTGTCGACCGAAACCCGCGACTGGCAACGGGCTTCCGACGCCACGACCGGCGAAGAGGCGAACGCGGCGCAAGCCGACTACCTGCGCGACAGCACAGCCAAGGACATCCTCGACGTGCGCCGCGCCCTCCACCTCCCCGAGTTCAACTGA
- a CDS encoding glucan 1,4-alpha-glucosidase, producing MRRCLLLVVMLIAAFATPAYAAPAPGAPGIASAWTSGAKEGLGTSTTTTSKLWYTLGQGIVNEVYYPQADTPDVQDLQYMVSDGTSFTDEEKVATTHQVSLADPNSLTYQQVNTATNGRYRITKTYVTDPARATLLIRTRFQVLTGGALKLFALYNPSLGNSGMGDTGATANGQLQASDGNVASALASSTGFTALSSGYSGTSSDGWQDLTQHRALTNQYTSADAPGNLVQTAQIPVGTDTTFTLALGFGASRAEASSTATASLTSGWAAVSSSYQTGWHNYLNSVAAPPSSTTGITQQYKTAVMTIKAHEDKTYRGAFVASLSIPWGDAQNADSCCAAGYHAVWARDLYQMATAEIAVGDSAAANRALDYLFNVQLRPDGSYPQNTRLDGTPVFGSLQMDEVSFPIILAWQLGRRDAATYAKIKPSAEFVSHHGPSTPQERWEEAGGFSPSTLAAEIAALVCAADLATANNDPGAASYYLQVADSWRAQVDNWTYTTTGSLASHGYYERIDDNGNPNDGHNLGIANGGGNWDERTVVDMGFLDLVRLGVKRADDPHITDSLKVVDAKIRVTTPAGDIWYRYNHDGYGETADGRPYTGVGVGRLWPVLTGERGEYAVATGALGTGYLRTMAATANAGGQIPEQVWDRGAAIGTGTGSATPLAWAQAQFVRLAVSLSAGKNVETPSIVKQRYGT from the coding sequence ATGCGTCGTTGCCTGCTGCTCGTCGTCATGTTGATCGCCGCTTTCGCCACTCCCGCGTACGCCGCGCCCGCGCCGGGCGCGCCCGGTATCGCCTCGGCGTGGACGAGTGGCGCCAAAGAAGGACTCGGCACGTCGACGACCACGACGTCGAAGCTCTGGTACACCCTCGGCCAGGGCATCGTGAACGAGGTCTACTACCCGCAGGCCGACACGCCCGACGTGCAGGACCTGCAGTACATGGTCAGCGACGGCACGAGTTTCACCGACGAGGAGAAGGTCGCCACCACCCACCAGGTGAGCCTCGCCGACCCGAATTCCCTGACGTACCAGCAGGTCAACACCGCGACCAACGGCCGCTACCGGATCACCAAGACCTACGTCACCGACCCGGCGCGCGCGACGCTGCTCATCCGCACCCGCTTCCAGGTCCTCACCGGCGGCGCGCTGAAGTTGTTCGCGCTCTACAACCCGTCGCTCGGCAACTCCGGCATGGGCGACACCGGCGCGACCGCGAACGGCCAGCTCCAAGCCAGTGACGGCAACGTCGCCAGCGCGCTCGCCAGCTCGACCGGCTTCACCGCGCTGAGCAGCGGCTACTCCGGCACGTCGAGCGACGGCTGGCAGGACCTGACCCAGCACCGCGCGCTCACGAACCAGTACACCAGCGCCGACGCACCGGGAAACCTCGTGCAGACCGCGCAGATCCCGGTCGGCACGGACACCACGTTCACCCTCGCGCTCGGCTTCGGCGCGAGCCGCGCGGAAGCGTCGAGCACCGCGACGGCCTCGCTGACCAGCGGCTGGGCGGCGGTTTCGTCGAGCTACCAGACCGGCTGGCACAACTACCTCAACTCGGTCGCCGCGCCGCCGTCGAGCACCACCGGGATCACCCAGCAGTACAAGACCGCGGTGATGACCATCAAGGCGCACGAGGACAAGACCTATCGCGGCGCCTTCGTCGCGTCGCTCAGCATTCCGTGGGGTGACGCGCAGAACGCGGATTCCTGTTGTGCCGCCGGATATCACGCCGTCTGGGCCCGTGACCTCTACCAGATGGCGACCGCCGAAATCGCGGTCGGCGACTCGGCGGCGGCCAACCGCGCGCTCGACTACCTGTTCAACGTCCAGCTCCGCCCCGACGGTTCGTATCCGCAGAACACCCGGCTCGACGGCACCCCCGTCTTCGGAAGCCTGCAGATGGACGAGGTGTCGTTCCCGATCATCCTCGCCTGGCAACTCGGGCGCCGCGACGCCGCGACCTACGCGAAGATCAAGCCCTCAGCCGAATTCGTGTCGCACCACGGTCCCTCGACGCCGCAGGAGCGCTGGGAAGAGGCGGGTGGCTTCTCACCGTCCACACTCGCCGCGGAGATCGCCGCTCTCGTCTGCGCCGCCGACCTCGCGACCGCGAACAACGACCCCGGCGCCGCGTCGTACTACCTCCAGGTCGCCGACTCCTGGCGCGCGCAGGTCGACAACTGGACGTACACGACCACGGGATCGCTGGCGTCGCACGGGTATTACGAGCGCATCGACGACAACGGCAACCCCAACGACGGCCACAACCTCGGCATCGCGAACGGGGGTGGGAACTGGGACGAGCGCACGGTCGTCGACATGGGCTTCCTCGATCTGGTCCGGCTCGGCGTCAAGCGCGCCGACGACCCGCACATCACCGACTCGCTCAAGGTCGTCGACGCCAAGATCCGCGTCACCACACCGGCGGGCGACATCTGGTACCGCTACAACCACGACGGCTACGGCGAAACCGCCGACGGCAGGCCGTACACCGGCGTCGGCGTCGGCCGCCTCTGGCCGGTGCTGACCGGCGAACGCGGCGAGTACGCGGTCGCGACCGGCGCGCTCGGCACCGGCTACCTGCGCACCATGGCCGCGACGGCCAACGCGGGCGGCCAGATCCCCGAGCAGGTCTGGGACCGTGGCGCCGCGATCGGCACCGGCACCGGTTCCGCGACACCCTTGGCCTGGGCGCAGGCCCAGTTCGTCCGGCTCGCCGTGTCACTGAGCGCGGGCAAGAACGTCGAAACGCCTTCGATCGTCAAGCAGCGCTACGGAACCTAA
- a CDS encoding Dyp-type peroxidase: MSIDLSAPLRWKSADETVRILDELQPNIVKAHVRDHLSMLFLSFEDTDEAAVFLTGLAGLMKSAKDHLLEIEAFKSDGTKSSPYVGVGLTASGYGKLDIPEENRPADRSFTSGMKSAEIRRKLNDPPRSGWDSAFRDDIDAVVLIGDATDAGMAARRGQVEDLMPDSVIILGEETGFTHVNAQGDPIEHFGYVDGRSQPLFLLEDYEDERDETDGVDEWDPRFGLDRVVVADPAAPDPGLHFGSYFVFRKLEQNVRRFKQAEQDLADELGFEGEDRERAGALIVGRFEDGTPVTDHREAGAHGPVPNDFSYDSDGEGHKCPFHAHIRKSNPRGSGGFEPVEAERLHIMARRGQTYGERLDDPNADLPPSARPTGGVGLLFMAFNSNIGEQFDFVQANWANGAGFPLVPEGASNPGRDLVIGQGPRTDDPTYATEWGSDVTKTAAPSPQAVTMKGGEYFFMPSLAFLRGLSPQRG; encoded by the coding sequence GTTGCGCTGGAAATCAGCGGACGAGACGGTCCGGATTCTCGACGAGCTGCAGCCCAATATAGTCAAGGCACATGTTCGTGATCACCTTTCCATGCTGTTTCTTTCGTTCGAAGACACCGACGAGGCGGCGGTTTTCCTGACCGGGCTCGCCGGGCTGATGAAGTCCGCGAAAGATCATCTGCTGGAAATCGAAGCCTTCAAAAGCGACGGCACCAAGAGTTCGCCTTATGTCGGCGTCGGCCTCACCGCGAGCGGGTACGGGAAACTGGACATCCCCGAGGAGAACCGGCCGGCCGACCGGTCGTTCACCTCGGGCATGAAGTCGGCCGAAATTCGGCGCAAGCTCAACGATCCGCCCAGGTCCGGCTGGGATTCCGCGTTCCGCGACGACATCGACGCGGTGGTGCTGATCGGCGACGCCACGGACGCGGGCATGGCGGCGCGCCGCGGTCAGGTCGAGGATCTGATGCCGGATTCGGTGATCATTCTCGGCGAGGAAACCGGCTTCACGCATGTGAACGCCCAGGGCGATCCGATCGAGCATTTCGGTTATGTCGACGGCCGTAGCCAGCCGTTGTTCCTGCTCGAAGATTACGAAGACGAGCGCGACGAGACAGACGGCGTCGACGAATGGGATCCGCGCTTCGGGCTCGACAGGGTCGTCGTCGCGGACCCGGCGGCGCCGGATCCCGGACTGCATTTCGGGAGCTATTTCGTCTTCCGCAAGCTGGAACAGAACGTGCGCCGGTTCAAGCAGGCGGAACAGGATCTCGCGGACGAGCTCGGTTTCGAAGGCGAAGACCGGGAGCGGGCGGGCGCGTTGATCGTCGGCCGGTTCGAGGACGGCACTCCCGTCACCGATCATCGCGAGGCGGGCGCGCACGGCCCGGTGCCGAACGACTTCAGCTACGACAGCGACGGCGAGGGCCACAAGTGCCCGTTCCACGCGCACATCCGCAAGAGCAATCCGCGTGGTTCCGGCGGTTTCGAGCCGGTCGAAGCCGAACGGCTGCACATCATGGCCCGCCGCGGCCAGACCTACGGCGAACGTCTCGACGACCCGAACGCCGACCTCCCGCCGTCGGCGCGGCCGACCGGCGGTGTCGGGCTGCTGTTCATGGCGTTCAACTCGAACATCGGCGAGCAGTTCGACTTCGTGCAGGCGAACTGGGCCAACGGGGCCGGTTTCCCGCTGGTGCCCGAGGGCGCTTCGAACCCCGGGCGCGATCTGGTGATCGGGCAAGGGCCGCGCACCGACGACCCGACCTACGCGACCGAGTGGGGTTCTGACGTCACCAAGACCGCGGCGCCGTCCCCGCAGGCGGTCACGATGAAGGGCGGCGAGTACTTCTTCATGCCTTCGCTCGCTTTCCTGCGCGGACTCAGCCCGCAGCGCGGCTGA
- the cobT gene encoding nicotinate-nucleotide--dimethylbenzimidazole phosphoribosyltransferase, which produces MDIPLPDETAYAAARTRLDGLVKPLGALGRLEDLAAWLSAAHGSVPPRELRDVRVVVFAGDHGVSGCSAYPREVTAAMVRVFLAGKSGVSVLAGLVGARVRVVDIAVDDDLEGVPAEVLAHKIRRGSGSIDIEDALAPGEALRAFEAGRAIADEEIEAGADLLIPGDMGIGNTAVAAALVAAQLGVPADEVVGTGTGIDEEGRQRKVAVVSAALARAGSVEDPFALLTALGSACAAATAGFLVQGAVRGVPVLLDGVFSGAAAVVAREIAPGAERWWLAGHRSTEPSQAFALKALGLEPILDLGLRLGEGSGAVQAVPTLRAARAILTDMGLLADLGS; this is translated from the coding sequence CTGGACATCCCGCTTCCTGACGAAACGGCCTACGCGGCCGCCCGCACGAGACTCGACGGGCTGGTCAAACCGCTCGGCGCGCTCGGCAGGCTGGAAGACCTGGCCGCCTGGCTCAGCGCCGCGCACGGCAGCGTGCCGCCGCGCGAGCTGCGTGACGTGCGGGTGGTCGTGTTCGCCGGTGACCACGGGGTCAGCGGCTGCTCGGCGTATCCGCGCGAGGTCACCGCGGCCATGGTGCGCGTGTTCCTGGCAGGCAAGAGCGGGGTCAGCGTGCTCGCCGGGCTCGTCGGCGCGCGCGTGCGCGTGGTGGACATCGCCGTCGACGACGACCTCGAAGGCGTGCCCGCCGAAGTCTTGGCGCACAAGATCCGGCGTGGCTCCGGGTCCATAGACATCGAGGACGCGCTCGCTCCCGGCGAGGCGCTGCGCGCCTTCGAAGCCGGACGGGCGATCGCGGACGAGGAGATCGAAGCGGGCGCGGACCTGCTGATCCCCGGCGACATGGGCATCGGGAACACCGCGGTCGCCGCCGCGCTGGTCGCGGCGCAGCTCGGCGTGCCGGCCGACGAGGTGGTCGGCACGGGGACGGGCATCGACGAGGAAGGCAGGCAGCGCAAGGTCGCGGTGGTTTCGGCCGCCTTGGCCCGCGCCGGTTCGGTCGAGGACCCGTTCGCGCTGCTGACCGCGTTGGGCAGCGCTTGCGCCGCCGCGACCGCCGGTTTCCTCGTGCAGGGCGCCGTTCGCGGCGTTCCCGTACTGCTGGACGGGGTGTTCTCCGGTGCCGCGGCCGTGGTCGCACGCGAGATCGCGCCGGGCGCGGAGCGCTGGTGGCTCGCCGGGCACCGGTCGACCGAGCCGTCGCAAGCGTTCGCCTTGAAGGCACTGGGACTTGAGCCGATCCTCGATCTCGGCCTCCGTCTCGGCGAGGGCAGCGGCGCTGTCCAAGCCGTGCCGACGCTGCGCGCCGCGCGCGCGATCCTGACCGACATGGGCTTGCTCGCCGACTTGGGTTCTTAA
- a CDS encoding bifunctional adenosylcobinamide kinase/adenosylcobinamide-phosphate guanylyltransferase, protein MTKLTLRLAALLETAARTLRSYGREDGKVLVLGGVRSGKSRHAEDLMTRHGNVVYVAAGLPPTDDDPEWAARVAAHRARRPSTWRTVETSDLTSVLRSARSPLLIDCLGTWLSRVLDEVGAWEQRKGWERRLDDRLEDFLAAWASAGVPIVAVSNEVGSGVVPATFSGRLFRDVLGTLNSRVAAESDRVRLVVAGRALDLH, encoded by the coding sequence ATGACCAAGCTGACGCTCCGGCTCGCGGCGCTTTTGGAGACCGCGGCGCGCACCCTGCGCTCCTACGGGCGCGAAGACGGCAAGGTGCTGGTCCTCGGCGGGGTCAGATCGGGCAAGTCACGGCACGCCGAGGACCTGATGACCCGCCACGGCAACGTCGTGTACGTGGCCGCCGGGCTGCCGCCGACCGACGACGACCCCGAATGGGCGGCGCGGGTCGCCGCGCACCGCGCGCGCAGGCCGTCGACCTGGCGGACGGTCGAGACCAGCGACCTCACCTCCGTGCTGCGCAGCGCCCGCAGCCCGCTGCTCATCGACTGCCTCGGCACCTGGCTGAGCCGGGTGCTCGACGAGGTCGGCGCGTGGGAGCAGCGCAAGGGCTGGGAACGCCGTCTCGACGACCGGCTCGAGGACTTCCTCGCCGCGTGGGCGAGCGCCGGCGTGCCGATCGTCGCGGTCAGCAACGAGGTCGGCAGTGGTGTGGTGCCCGCGACGTTCTCCGGCAGGCTTTTCCGTGATGTGCTGGGCACCCTGAACAGCCGCGTGGCCGCCGAATCCGACCGGGTCCGGCTGGTCGTCGCGGGGCGTGCGCTCGACCTGCACTAG
- a CDS encoding adenosylcobinamide-GDP ribazoletransferase produces the protein MAVGTLTTIPVPAPTVIDKRVAGGAMLLAPLASIPLAAVAALIVWGGDAIGLFPLATAALALGAVALGSRGLHLDGLADTADGLGASYDRERALEVMRRGDSGPTGVATLVLVLLVQCGALTGAILRGHGIVAVVVAMLAGRCVLSLCCVRGVPSARPSGLGATVAESVPRCAALGVLLAAAGLASLSPGLRWWNGPLAIVAGYAVATLLLARCRQRLGGVTGDVLGACVEAAVAAALVFVLV, from the coding sequence ATGGCCGTGGGCACACTCACCACGATCCCGGTGCCCGCGCCCACGGTCATCGACAAGCGCGTCGCCGGCGGAGCGATGCTGCTCGCTCCGCTCGCGTCGATCCCGCTCGCCGCCGTCGCCGCGCTGATCGTCTGGGGCGGCGACGCGATCGGCCTGTTCCCGCTCGCGACAGCCGCGCTGGCGCTGGGCGCGGTCGCGCTCGGCAGCCGAGGCCTGCATTTGGACGGTCTGGCCGACACCGCGGACGGTCTCGGCGCGTCCTACGACCGTGAGCGGGCGCTGGAAGTCATGCGGCGCGGCGATTCCGGGCCGACCGGCGTGGCGACGCTGGTGCTGGTGCTGCTTGTCCAATGTGGAGCCTTGACGGGCGCGATCCTTCGTGGACACGGGATCGTCGCGGTGGTCGTCGCCATGCTCGCCGGCCGGTGTGTGCTTTCGCTCTGCTGCGTGCGCGGCGTCCCGTCGGCACGGCCGTCCGGTCTCGGCGCGACGGTCGCGGAGTCGGTTCCCCGGTGCGCGGCCTTGGGCGTGCTGCTGGCGGCCGCGGGCTTGGCGAGTCTCTCCCCCGGCTTGCGCTGGTGGAACGGGCCGCTCGCGATCGTGGCCGGTTACGCCGTCGCCACGTTGCTGCTCGCCCGGTGCCGTCAACGACTCGGCGGGGTCACCGGCGACGTGCTCGGCGCGTGCGTGGAAGCCGCTGTGGCCGCCGCACTGGTGTTCGTGCTGGTTTAG
- a CDS encoding SDR family NAD(P)-dependent oxidoreductase yields the protein MNDRVWLITGISRGFGRLIAEHALAAGDRVIGTARQPLDDLVAEHDGRLVVLPLDVTDRAAVFETVEKAVEAFGRIDVVVNNAGHGLAGTVEEVSEADARALLDTNFFGALWVTQAVLPQLREQGSGHIIQMSSVSGLMGVPTLGLYSASKFALEGLSDSLAQELAPFGIAVTLVEPRIYATDFLGRSMKLSTFMPEYQPVREALMTQYEGAAPGDPARVAEAMLKLASSDTPPRRLLLGDGDFDVILDVHRQRISEWSAWEAVSRAAG from the coding sequence ATGAACGACCGCGTCTGGCTCATCACCGGCATCAGCCGGGGCTTCGGCCGCCTCATCGCCGAGCACGCGCTCGCCGCCGGGGACCGGGTCATCGGCACCGCACGGCAGCCGCTCGACGATCTCGTCGCCGAGCACGACGGCAGACTCGTCGTGCTGCCGCTGGACGTCACCGACCGCGCGGCCGTCTTCGAGACGGTCGAGAAGGCCGTCGAGGCGTTCGGAAGGATCGACGTCGTCGTCAACAACGCGGGCCACGGGCTCGCGGGCACCGTCGAAGAAGTCAGCGAAGCCGACGCGCGTGCGTTGCTGGACACCAACTTCTTCGGCGCGCTGTGGGTGACTCAGGCCGTGCTGCCGCAGCTGCGCGAGCAGGGTTCCGGGCACATCATCCAGATGTCGAGCGTGTCCGGTTTGATGGGCGTGCCGACGCTCGGGCTCTACTCGGCCAGCAAGTTCGCGCTGGAAGGCCTGAGCGACTCGCTCGCGCAGGAGCTCGCGCCGTTCGGGATCGCCGTGACACTCGTCGAGCCGCGTATCTACGCGACGGATTTCCTTGGCCGCAGCATGAAGTTGTCCACCTTCATGCCCGAGTACCAGCCCGTCCGCGAGGCGCTGATGACCCAGTACGAAGGCGCCGCGCCCGGCGACCCGGCGAGGGTCGCCGAGGCCATGCTGAAACTGGCCTCGAGCGACACCCCGCCGCGCCGGCTGCTGCTCGGTGACGGCGATTTCGACGTCATTCTCGACGTCCACCGGCAGCGGATCAGCGAATGGAGCGCATGGGAAGCGGTCAGCCGCGCTGCGGGCTGA